A stretch of Acropora palmata chromosome 9, jaAcrPala1.3, whole genome shotgun sequence DNA encodes these proteins:
- the LOC141892016 gene encoding uncharacterized protein LOC141892016: MARVLVTGASGFLASHIVRQLLEAGEYMVRGTVRSLSNEKKVGPLKKLKPENAKYDLELVEADLTNKESWTEAVKDCTYVLHVASPFPAENPRDEMEVIRPAVEGTKNVLDACAKTKGAVKRVVVTSSVVAIYAGRFGEGNVFTEEDWAAEEGVNPYEKSKAKAEKAAWELVKNLQDDEKFELVVINPGYILGPVLKGTACTSMEFHRRLLNREDPLVPKVCLPICDVRDTAKAHISALTASSAPGNRYVIVTDCMWVTDLAKVLSEEFKPLGYNVPTCAAPKIGLQIYSWFDGTVKQILPSVNQELKFDNSKAKQDLQYQPTELKTSIVDMAYNLIDSGFVKMTPKYKEVKKVE; this comes from the exons ATGGCTCGAGTTTTGGTAACAGGAGCTAGTGGCTTCCTTGCTAGCCACATTGTTCGTCAGTTATTAGAAGCAGGAGAATATATGGTTCGGGGAACTGTGAGAAGCCTCTCCAACGAGAAGAAAGTCGGGCCATTGAAAAAGTTGAAGCCAGAGAACGCTAAATATGACCTGGAATTAGTGGAAGCTGATCTTACAAACAAGGAATCATGGACTGA AGCTGTTAAGGATTGCACTTATGTGCTTCATGTGGCTTCACCTTTTCCAGCAGAAAATCCACGAGATGAAATGGAAGTCATTAGACCAGCAGTAGAGGGaacaaaaaatgttcttgACGCATGTGCGAAGACTAAGGGTGCAGTGAAAAGAGTTGTTGTTACAAGCTCTGTTGTGGCAATTTATG CTGGAAGATTTGGTGAAGGCAATGTTTTCACAGAGGAAGATTGGGCAGCAGAGGAAGGAGTAAATCCTTATGAGAAGAGCAAGGCTAAAGCTGAGAAAGCAGCCTGGGAACTAGTGAAAAACTTGCAAG ATGATGAGAAATTTGAGCTTGTTGTCATTAATCCTGGGTACATTCTGGGACCTGTGCTAAAGGGAACTGCCTGCACGAGCATGGAG TTTCACAGACGCCTTCTTAATCGAGAAGATCCATTGGTTCCCAAAGTCTGTTTGCCTATCTGTGATGTCAGGGATACTGCAAAGGCACATATTTCTGCTTTGACAGCATCCAGTGCACCAG GAAACAGATATGTAATAGTCACAGACTGTATGTGGGTCACTGATCTAGCCAAAGTTTTGAGTGAGGAATTCAAACCCCTGG GCTACAATGTCCCCACGTGTGCTGCTCCCAAGATAGGACTGCAAATCTACTCGTGGTTTGATGGTACTGTCAAGCAGATTCTGCCTTCGGTTAACCAGGAGTTGAAGTTTGATAATTCAAAG GCAAAACAGGATTTGCAGTACCAGCCCACAGAACTGAAGACAAGCATCGTAGACATGGCTTACAACCTGATTGACTCGGGTTTTGTCAAGATGACACCAAAATATAAGGAAGTGAAAAAAGTGGAGTAG